A genomic segment from Gavia stellata isolate bGavSte3 chromosome 6, bGavSte3.hap2, whole genome shotgun sequence encodes:
- the RP9 gene encoding retinitis pigmentosa 9 protein codes for MSHRARRGQEEEEGAEEEAARGSQARPKSHPEPAASGGRTQDRHERKRKRQEAQQLQKLQHLESFYEKPPPGLIKENETKPEDCIPDVPGNESAREFLAHAPTKGLWMPLGKEVKVMQCWRCKRYGHRTGDKECPFFIKGNQKLEQFRVAHEDPMYDIIRENKRHEKEMRIQQLKQLLEDSTSEDDDDNSDDSDEDDEDGSSSTSSECRDKHKKKKRKKEKKKKEKKKKKKRKRKSSKSNEKSESD; via the exons ATGTCCCACAGGGCGCgaagggggcaggaggaggaggagggggcggaggaggaggcggcgagGGGCAGCCAGGCGCGGCCCAAGAGCCATCCGGAGCCCGCGGCGAGCGGCGGCAGGACGCAGGACCGGCATGAGAGGAAACGGAAGAGGCAGGAGGCGCAGCAGCTCCAGaagctccagcacctggagtCCTT CTATGAGAAACCTCCCCCAGGGCTAATTAAG gaaaatgaaacaaaaccagaagactGCATACCTGATGTGCCAGGCAATGAAAGTGCACGAGAATTCCTGGCACATGCCCCGACGAAAGGGCTTTGGATGCCTTTGGGAAAAGAAGTCAAAGTCATGCAGT gttggAGGTGTAAACGTTATGGACACAGAACAGGAGATAAAGAATGCCCATTCTTTATTAAAGGCAATCAGAAATTGGAACAATTTAGAGTA GCACATGAAGATCCAATGTACGATATAATAAGGGAAAATAAACgtcatgaaaaagaaatgag GATACAGCAACTGAAGCAGCTCCTGGAGGACTCTACCtcagaagatgatgatgataacAGTGATGACAGCGATGAGGATGATGAAGATGGCAGCAGCTCCACTTCCTCAGAATGTAGAgataaacacaagaaaaaaaagagaaagaaggaaaagaaaaaaaaagaaaagaagaagaagaaaaagagaaagcgTAAATCGTCTAAATCTAATGAGAAATCGGAATCTGACTGA